A region from the Eptesicus fuscus isolate TK198812 chromosome 1, DD_ASM_mEF_20220401, whole genome shotgun sequence genome encodes:
- the LOC129148976 gene encoding ferritin light chain-like, whose translation MSSQIRQNYSTEVEAAVNRLANLHLRASYTYLSLGYYFDCDDVALECVGHFFRELEEKKHESSDHFLKLQNKRGGRILFQDVQKPSQDDWAKTQDAMEAALALEKSLNQALLDLQALTSTRADPHVWDFLENHFLDEEVKLIKKMGDHLTNIRRLASPQAGLGEDLFERLPLKHD comes from the coding sequence atgagctcccaaattcgtcagaattattccaccgaggtggaggctgcggtcaatcgcctggccaacctgcatctgcgggcctcctacacctacctctctctgggctactATTTCGACTGCGACGATGTGGCTCTGGAGTGCGTGGGCCACTTCTTCCGCGAGTTGGAGGAGAAGAAGCACGAGAGCTCGGATCatttcttaaagttgcaaaacaagcgaggcggccgcattctcttccaggatgtgCAGAAACCTTCCCAGGATGACTGGGCcaaaactcaggacgccatggaGGCCGCCCTAGCCTTGGAGAAgagcctgaaccaggcccttttggatcTGCAGGCCCTGACTTCTACCCGTGCAGACCCTCATGTCtgggacttcctggagaaccacttcctggatgaggaggtgaaactgatcaagaagatgggcgaccaCCTGACTAACATccgcaggctggccagcccccaggctgggctgggcgaggatCTCTTCGAAAGGCTCCCCCTCAAGCATGACTAG
- the LOC129148973 gene encoding claudin-34-like gives MALFEKANCQAASLTINILGWILTVVCMGQANWRVWYIESSPAPPWGLAYVGMWKVCTYQPDSLQTRPIACHRYTYRDTYLPMDIRFAQNLLLAASLLGLLGNWLIIMGLRRVYAGQLQKDTTCNLFLISRILSIVAGSFIFIAVLCNYHAVKNEEGIHFPPSFHIPFSPERQEIGSAVYLAVPAACLMLLSGLFTISFQLPPTAKGTPKSCKCEIHGCIALQIQDKQFMGVK, from the coding sequence ATGGCCTTGTTCGAGAAGGCCAATTGCCAGGCAGCGAGTTTAACCATCAACATCCTGGGATGGATCTTGACCGTGGTTTGCATGGGCCAGGCTAATTGGCGCGTATGGTACATAGAGAGCAGCCCCGCGCCCCCCTGGGGGCTGGCCTACGTAGGGATGTGGAAGGTCTGCACTTACCAGCCCGACAGCCTCCAGACCAGACCCATAGCCTGTCACCGCTACACCTACAGGGACACCTACCTGCCAATGGATATCCGCTTCGCTCAGAACCTGCTGCTGGCCGCCAGCCTCCTCGGTCTCCTCGGGAATTGGCTCATAATCATGGGCCTGCGGAGAGTGTACGCGGGACAGCTTCAGAAGGACACCACCTGCAATCTGTTCCTCATTTCCAGAATCCTGAGCATCGTCGCTGGTTCATTTATCTTCATCGCTGTGCTCTGTAACTACCATGCGGTGAAGAATGAAGAGGGCATACACTTCCCGCCATCCTTCCACATCCCGTTCAGTCCGGAGCGGCAGGAGATTGGCAGCGCCGTGTATCTGGCGGTTCCGGCTGCATGCCTGATGCTGTTGAGTGGGCTGTTTACCATCTCTTTCCAGCTGCCCCCAACAGCCAAAGGTACCCCCAAGTCTTGCAAGTGTGAAATTCACGGTTGCATAGCTTTGCAAATCCAGGATAAGCAGTTTATGGGGGTTAAGTAA